ACTCCCCGGTATTGCCGTTCGGAGTGACGGTATGTACGCCGCTGTCGAGCAGCCGTCCGAGCAGGGCGCGGTGAGCGTCGGTGTCGAGGGTGTCGTCCGCGGTGAAGGGCGTGACAGGGATCGCTACGACATCGGCGAGCGCGGCGCGCAAGGACGTGAGATCAGGGGTGGTCATGCTTCTGCTCCTTCGGGAAACGCCCGCTGTACGAAACCGGCGATGTGTTCGCGCAGGGCGCGGGCCGCTCCATCGGCATCCCCGGCCAGCGCGAGCCGCAGAATCTCCCGGTGCTCGAGAGCCTCCCGCTCCCAGGACGGCTCGGCGGCCCAGGCCACGGTCGAGACAAGGGCCGCCTGATCCCGTACCTCGTCGAGCATCCGCGCGAGCAGCGGATTTCCGCACGGCAGATACAGGGCACGGTGGAACTCCCGGTTGGCCAGCGAGCGTTCGGCCCGGTCGGCGGAGTCGTCGGCCTTGAGCAGCGCGTGCTCGGCGGCCTCCAGATCCGCCGAGCCCTCGACGGACCGCCGCAGCGCCTCCGGCTCCAGCAGCAGCCGCACGTCGTACACCTCGCGCGCCATGTCCGCGTCGACCATGCGGACGGTGGCGCCCTTGTACTGGCTCATGACGACCAGGCCGGTGCCGGCCAGAGTCTTGAGCGCTTCCCGTACCGGCGTCTTCGACACCCCGAACTGTGCGGCGAGTTCAGTCTCGACGAGGGCTTGGCCGGGGCTGAGGCCGCCGGTGAGGATGGCGTGTTTGATCGCTTCCAGCACGTACTGGGTCCGGGAGGGGATCGGGCTCGGGGCGAAAGCCATGGACACTCCCAGATCTCGCGTATCGCGTCTCATATATGACGTATGAAATCAACGCGATGAAGCTAGAACCGCGCCCCTGCTTCGTCAATGGTTCGCGCAGCGGCAGTCATTGGTTCGCTGCGTGGGCCCGGGGTCGGCCGGGCCCACCGTCCACAGCTGCCGCTCCCGTCAGATGAGTCCCTGGGCCAGCATCGCGTCCGCGACGCGCTCGAAGCCTGCGATATTCGCTCCGGTCACATAGTCGCCCGGTGCTCCGTAGCGCTCGGCGGTCTCGTAGGTGACGCGATGGATATCGCGCATGATCTCGGCGAGTTCGTCCTCCACGCGCCCGGGTGTCCAGGAGTCGCGGGCGGCGTTCTGGCGCATCTCCAGGGCGCTGACGGCGACACCGCCGGCATTGGCGGCCTTGCCCGGGCCGAAGGCCACACCTGCGTCCTGCAGAATGCGCACCGCATCCGGAGTGGTGGGCATGTTGGCGCCCTCGGAGACGGCCTTGACCCCGTTGCGGACCAGGGCGCGAGCGCCGTCGGCGTCGAGCTCGTTCTGGGTGGCCGAAGGGAAGGCGACGTCGCAGGGCACGTCCCACACCCGGCCGCCGGGAACGTAGCGGGCGGAGGTGCCACGGCGCTTCGCGTACTCGCTGACGCGCGCGCGTTCGACCTCCTTGATCTGCTTGAGCAGCTCGAGGTCGATGCCCTTCTCGTCCACCACATAGCCCTCGGAGTCGGAGCAGGTCATGGGATGGGCGCCGCTGCGCGTCAGCTTTTCGATGGTGTGGACGGCGACGTTGCCCGAGCCGGAGACCACCGCTCCCTGGCCCGCGAGCTCTTCTCCCCGCCGGCTCAGCATCTCGGCCGCGAAGAGCACGCTGCCGTAGCCGGTCGCCTGGGTGCGCATCGCCGAGCCGCCCCACCCCTGGCCCTTGCCGGTGAGTACGCCCGCCTCCCAGCGGTTGGTGATACGCCGGTACTGGCCGAAGAGATAGCCGATTTCGCGGCCGCCGACGCCGATGTCGCCGGCCGGGACGTCGGTGTGGTCGCCGATGTGCCGGTGAAGCTCTGTCATGAAGGACTGGCAGAAGCGCATGACTTCGGCGTCCGAACGACCTCGTGGGTCGAAGTCGCTGCCGCCCTTGCCGCCGCCGATACCCAGTCCGGTGAGGGCGTTCTTGAAGATCTGCTCGAAGCCGAGGAACTTCACGACGCCCAGGTTCACCGATGGGTGGAAGCGCAGGCCGCCCTTGTAGGGGCCGAGTGCGCTGTTGAACTCCACCCTGAATCCTCGGTTGACGTGCACTGCGCCGCGGTCGTCCTGCCAGGGCACCCGGAAGATGATCTGCCGTTCTGGTTCGCAGAGGCGCTCGATGAGCCCCGGCTGCGCGTACTCGGGACGGGCGGCGAGTACGGGAGCCAGGGTCTCCAGCACTTCCGTTGAAGCCTGATGGAATTCGGGCTGGGCTGGGTTGCGGCGCTCGAGGTCGGCGCGCAGGGAAGCGAGTCTGGCCTTCGAGGAAGACAGGGTCACAGCAGGTCCCTTCCTGCCCGGCCGGGCGGATGGCGGCCCGGCCGTGGCGGTGACGGTCCAGGTGTCGTTGCCAGCCAGCAGTACGGCCTGGTCGTGCGTACCGTTCATTGCGGTGTCGGTTTCGAGTCGGGGCCACGGCACTGAAAAGGGCTCCCACTGGCGTGGATGAGGTGCCGTACCTGGACGGACTGCACCTCGCCGGAAATCTTCCTCCGGTCCGGACCGTAACGGGCAAGAACACGCCTATCTGGTGGGGGCTTGATGCTCGTCGGTGTCGCGGCCGCCCTGTTCGGGCAGCAGTCGCATCAGCAGTGAATGGAGCAGATCCCGCTCCTGCGGCGAGAGCGGTGCGAAGGGCTCCGCGAGCACGCGGTCCACTCACCAGCCACGAGCCTGTCAGTCTTCGGTCGTGGCCTCGTTCACGATCCCGATCAGCTCCATGGCGGCGGAGAAGTCCGCGGTCAGCCGGTTCTTGGTCAGCGCGAACGCGATACCGGTTGCCGTGTCCCCGTAGGCGAAGCTCCCGCCGGCGCCGCCCATCGCGAACGCGCTCGTCGCCCCCTCCCTGCTGGGGAGACCGATCGAGTAGCCCAGCCCCCACGAGCTCTCGTTGCCGAAGACCCGGTCGGTGCCCTCGGCCGTAACGGCCGTGACCTCACGGAGCCGCTCCGGCGAGATCAGCGGGACACCGGGAACGTCGCCCAGCAGTCCGGCGTACAGACGCGCCATGGCACGGGCCGAGGTCTTGCCGCCGGCCGGGATGTCGGCGGCAAGGACGTCGGTGCGATTGCCGAGTTCGGCCGTCGGGAACAGGGGGAGCGGCCCCGCCTTGAACATCGGCAGATCCTCCGGCAGGCCGGCCGGCATCTCCGCCGCGCCCGCCTCGTCCTCCAGCCGGGCAAGCCGGCTGTGTTCGGAGAGGGGCATGCCGAAGTAGAGCTCGTCGGCCACGCCCAGCGGCCCGCTCACGACCTCCTGGAGTACCTGCGAGATGGGCTTGCCGGTCACCCGGCGCACGATCTCGCCGACGATGTAGCCGAAGGTGTAGGCGTGATATCCGACCGCCGTGCCCGGTTCCCACCACAGC
This portion of the Streptomyces sp. NBC_01750 genome encodes:
- a CDS encoding GntR family transcriptional regulator; its protein translation is MAFAPSPIPSRTQYVLEAIKHAILTGGLSPGQALVETELAAQFGVSKTPVREALKTLAGTGLVVMSQYKGATVRMVDADMAREVYDVRLLLEPEALRRSVEGSADLEAAEHALLKADDSADRAERSLANREFHRALYLPCGNPLLARMLDEVRDQAALVSTVAWAAEPSWEREALEHREILRLALAGDADGAARALREHIAGFVQRAFPEGAEA
- the gdhA gene encoding NADP-specific glutamate dehydrogenase; translation: MTLSSSKARLASLRADLERRNPAQPEFHQASTEVLETLAPVLAARPEYAQPGLIERLCEPERQIIFRVPWQDDRGAVHVNRGFRVEFNSALGPYKGGLRFHPSVNLGVVKFLGFEQIFKNALTGLGIGGGKGGSDFDPRGRSDAEVMRFCQSFMTELHRHIGDHTDVPAGDIGVGGREIGYLFGQYRRITNRWEAGVLTGKGQGWGGSAMRTQATGYGSVLFAAEMLSRRGEELAGQGAVVSGSGNVAVHTIEKLTRSGAHPMTCSDSEGYVVDEKGIDLELLKQIKEVERARVSEYAKRRGTSARYVPGGRVWDVPCDVAFPSATQNELDADGARALVRNGVKAVSEGANMPTTPDAVRILQDAGVAFGPGKAANAGGVAVSALEMRQNAARDSWTPGRVEDELAEIMRDIHRVTYETAERYGAPGDYVTGANIAGFERVADAMLAQGLI
- a CDS encoding serine hydrolase domain-containing protein, whose translation is MTDTQKRVQEAIDRMVDSGAERGVQVAVHRHGELLVDAVAGVADPETGRPVTPGTVFYNFSIGKAATSAVAHVLAERGAFGYDTPVAELWPEFAAHGKGAVTVRHVLTHSAGVPGVQMGTSVEDLCDWESMCAAIADAELWWEPGTAVGYHAYTFGYIVGEIVRRVTGKPISQVLQEVVSGPLGVADELYFGMPLSEHSRLARLEDEAGAAEMPAGLPEDLPMFKAGPLPLFPTAELGNRTDVLAADIPAGGKTSARAMARLYAGLLGDVPGVPLISPERLREVTAVTAEGTDRVFGNESSWGLGYSIGLPSREGATSAFAMGGAGGSFAYGDTATGIAFALTKNRLTADFSAAMELIGIVNEATTED